The Fervidicoccus fontis Kam940 DNA window AGCTTCAAGAACAATTTTTTGCCCTTTTCCTAAAACCACTATTGGAATATCTTTAAACACTGGATAAATGTCAGGATCTTCTGACTTCAATTCTCCCGTGTATACTACTTTTTTATCTTCATCTTTATTCTCTACTTCTAAGTGAAGAATATCAAAGCAGTTTTCGCAATTTGTACATTCTGCGCATTCCTCAGGCGCCCTATATTTTTCCAGCGCTCTATCACTGTAAAGAGGGATCATCCCTAAACGATGGGCTAAGACTTCGTCATGTAAGACACTGTTATTTTCCAAAATTAGAACGTTGTCTACTGCCATTGTAGGGACTTCTTCAATTATAATTCTTCTCAGAGAAGTGAGCACCTCTTGAGGTGCATCTTCAATATATAGTTCTAAAAAATTTTCTTTAATATTTATCGGTTTGATCTTCATAACCTTGACCCTTTACACTCTTCTACCTCTTCTGCCACCAGGTCTTCTTGTTGTATCATGCGGAATAGGCGTTACGTCCTCTATCCTTCCAATAATAAATCCTGATCTTGCTAAAGCTCTAATAGCTGCTTGTGCACCAGGTCCTGGAGTTTTTGGACCGTGACCTCCTGGAGCTCTTACTTTTATATGTATTGCTGTAATTCCTCTTTCCATAGCTTGTTGAGCCGCCCTCGCGGCACTGATCATTGCAGCATATGGAGATGGCTTCTCTCTATCAGCTTTAACTACCATACCTCCTGAAACTCTAGATGCCGTTTCTGCCCCAGACAAATCTGTGATATGAACTATAGTATTGTTTAAACTGCTGTAAATATGAGCTATACCCCATTTCAATTCTCTACTACTTGAAGACATGCTCTATCACCATTTACTGGCTTGCTTCTAATTCTCTCTTAAAAGGACTACTGCTGATTATATCGATTAAATCTTCCTCGCTTCTCTTTACTAAATATCCAGGACTGGTTACTCTTCTTCCATTTATACCAATATGCCCATGAACTATCATTTGCCTTGCCTGGTAGATTGTTTTTGCTAAGCCTTTTTGATATACAATTGTCTGAAGCCTTCTGTTCAATATATGCTCTGCATTAATAGAAAGTAAGTCATCTAAAACAGCATTTGACTGAACAATTCCCTGAGAGTACAACCTTTTTAATAAGTTCTCTTCTTCCTTTTTCCTTACATCTTCAGGCAAAGCTAATAGCTCTCTGGCCCTATGTCTAATTTTTCTTGCCATTGTTTGGGCTATCCACAACTCCTTTTTATTCCTGAGACCAAACTTACCTAATAATCTCAGCTCATTTTCTAGTCTTGTTTTATCCCAAGGATGACCAGGCCCTTCCCATTTTTTTCTAAGCTTTCTCGGATCGCCCATTTAATACCACCTTATGACTTTTGCTCAGAAGACTGAGGCTTTGCTGCAGTCTTCTTTTTAGACACACCTACAGTGACTCCAAGCCTACCAGTAGTATGAGTCCTCTGACCCCTAACTTTCAATCCTAGCGAATGTCTAATTCCTCTCCAGCTCTTAATTTTCTTTTCCCTCTCTATGTCTTGCTTTACTTTGAAAATAAGCTCTGAACCAATGAGATGAATATCATCTCCAGTTTCATAATCTTTTCTTCTGTTAAGCATCCATTTTGGCAATAAGTTACTTGCGGAAATTTCGCTAATTGCTTTTTCAATCCTGCTTATTTCTTCATCACTCAGAAAACCTGTCCTCTTCTCAGGATCAATATTTAACATTCTCAATAAACATACAGCAGTTGTATATCCTATTCCTTTAATGCCTGCTAATCCGTAAGCAAGCTTTTTTCTTCCATCAAGATCTGTACCAGCTACTCTAACAATATACCGAAATTGTCCTGCTTCTTCGGCCATTTTTTACACCTTTACTTCCATATTACAGCAAAATCCTATTAATTGATAAGATCATGAAACCAACAAGCATATATTTTAATATCTCAAGGGGGTTTTTATTTGTTTCATGCTTTGAAACTTTATTTGTTTTTCGGTATTTATTAGGTTTTTGAAATTATTATTTGTTTATCCGATTGTTATAAATAATGCTATAACGAGTTGGTACATTGTTGAAAAATTGAGACAAGGATAATGAAGAGAGTGAATCTATATTGAAAAAGCTAATATCTAATGTATCACCTCAGGAGATACAGAGCGGAAATGTTTACAAAGTATTAGTTAAACTAGGTACGCCATTAGCTTTAAGCGAGATGGTGCAGGTAGCTTATGATCTTGCAAATCTCTATTGGCTTGGCCGGGTTGGAAAAGATGCTGTAGCGGCACCTTCAGCTTCATGGCCTTTCACATATACTTTTATCGCAGCAATGAATGGACTCCTTGCTTCCGGCACAACTTTAGTTAGCCAGTACAGAGGAGCAAATAATATAAATATGATGAATAAAAGTGTCGCTCAGACTTTTGTTTTGGCAATTATCTCGAGCCTTATAATATCTGTTTCTGGAATATTAACCATTCCATACATTTTATATGCGGCTGGAATACCAAGTGACGTCTATCCTTTGTCAGTAGTTTACTCAAGAATAATGTTCGTCGCTCTAATCTTTATTTCTCTCTGGGAATCGTTCAGAGCTGTCGTCTCTGCTTCAGGCAATACAATTACACCTATGAAGTACAATTTCTTTGGAGTAGGACTCAATATGATATTTGACCCATTTCTAATATTGGGAATAGGTCCTTTCCCTATGCTTGGAGTAGCAGGGGCTGGAATTTCTACATTGATTTCAAGAGCAATAGTAGCATTCATTTCTCTCAACAACATTATTCAAGGAAAAAGCGATGTAAGGTTGATAAAAAGTGAAATGAAAATTGACAAAAATATTTTGAAAATGATGGTAAAAATCGGAACTCCGTTGTCTGTAGCGTGGGTAATGGAGGCGCTGGGTTTTTCCATTTTGACGGCGATAATAAGCATGGAAGGCAGCACAGCATTAGCTGCATGGGGGATTGGGGACAGACCATTGAACTTGCTAAATTTTGCTACGATCGGTTTTATAAATGCAACGGGGATAATGGTAGGACAGAGCCTTGGGGCAAGCAACAGGAAAAGGGCAGAGGAAAGCGCTGAAAAATCATTGATGATAATCTCTTTAATTGGAGTGATTGGTGGGCTTATTTTTGGCGCTTTTGGGAGGCATATCGCTAGCTTTTTCATACAAGACCCTGATGTTATTGAGGCGACAATATATTACTATATATACATGGGTTCAACAATTGTGTTTTTCTATTATATTCAGCTAATGGGCGCAATTGCCCAAGGAAGCGGACATACTAGGTTTGTAATGGTGGTAAGTATTCTCAGAATTTGGATAATCCGAAATGTTTTAGCTTATATTTTTGGACCAGGTCCTTTAAATATGGGCATTCCTGGCATCTGGATAGGAATGAGCTTAAGCAATATCATCTCTGGATTGGTAGCTTTAATCTGGATATTCAAAGCAGATTGGAAAAAAGGAGTGATTAAAAAATAAATCATTTGATTATCTTCTCCTTTATACTATCAATCCACTCAGGCTTTAAGCTTTCATAAAAAGCCTTAAGGAGCTCAACGCTATAATGAATATCGACAAGATCGATGACCTCAACTGGACTATGAATATATCTTGCAGGTATGCTTATAGTCCCAGCTGGAACTCCCTCTTTAGTTAGTTGAATTGCTGAGGAGTCCGTTGTTCCCCCAGTGAGAACTTCTGCCTGATAAGGTATTCCGCGCTCTTTCGCTACAGATATCATTTTTTCGAGAACAGCAGTGTTGGTTATTAGCCCAGAACCGCTTCTTCCATCAATTATTTTTATTGCAGGACCTTTGCCCAATTTAGCAACCTGATCCTGCTCATCCACATCTGGAACGTCATTTGCCGTGGTTACATCTAAGGCTATAGCTACATCTGGAGATATTTGATATGCACTTGTTCTTGCTCCTTTTAATCCAACTTCTTCTTGAACAGTTGCAACAAAATAAAGATCTATGTCATTTGGCTCAACTTCCATAAACGTTTTTAAAGCGACAACCAATCCAGCTCTGTCGTCAAAAGCTTTCCCTGTTACCCTATTACCTATCAAATCGGCGAAATCGTAATCAAGCAACACTCTAGAGCCGTGTTCAATTCCCATGGAC harbors:
- a CDS encoding 30S ribosomal protein S4, with protein sequence MGDPRKLRKKWEGPGHPWDKTRLENELRLLGKFGLRNKKELWIAQTMARKIRHRARELLALPEDVRKKEEENLLKRLYSQGIVQSNAVLDDLLSINAEHILNRRLQTIVYQKGLAKTIYQARQMIVHGHIGINGRRVTSPGYLVKRSEEDLIDIISSSPFKRELEASQ
- a CDS encoding 30S ribosomal protein S13; translated protein: MAEEAGQFRYIVRVAGTDLDGRKKLAYGLAGIKGIGYTTAVCLLRMLNIDPEKRTGFLSDEEISRIEKAISEISASNLLPKWMLNRRKDYETGDDIHLIGSELIFKVKQDIEREKKIKSWRGIRHSLGLKVRGQRTHTTGRLGVTVGVSKKKTAAKPQSSEQKS
- a CDS encoding DNA-directed RNA polymerase subunit D codes for the protein MKIKPINIKENFLELYIEDAPQEVLTSLRRIIIEEVPTMAVDNVLILENNSVLHDEVLAHRLGMIPLYSDRALEKYRAPEECAECTNCENCFDILHLEVENKDEDKKVVYTGELKSEDPDIYPVFKDIPIVVLGKGQKIVLEAEARLGRGKEHIKWSPVSISALISVPEIIFSFEQCEEQESNECLKCIGEFSEELAEKMMEMKKGKIELENFKNTSLLRFCEDKVCRKCMKINYLENKKILRVESTGSLSTKLIIEKALEILNKKAEAFEEVIKEMEVLK
- a CDS encoding M42 family metallopeptidase, yielding MQNFNKDEYKKCLRKYSQANGPSGMEDEVRDLLIEDLKPYADRIWIDSMGNVISLKKGVSGKKLMIAAHMDEISLIVKYIDDNGFLRFSPVGGWSERILPATRVKVRTNKGDWIPGVIGVKPPHLITPEEEKKVIEMNKLFIDVGASSRQEALSMGIEHGSRVLLDYDFADLIGNRVTGKAFDDRAGLVVALKTFMEVEPNDIDLYFVATVQEEVGLKGARTSAYQISPDVAIALDVTTANDVPDVDEQDQVAKLGKGPAIKIIDGRSGSGLITNTAVLEKMISVAKERGIPYQAEVLTGGTTDSSAIQLTKEGVPAGTISIPARYIHSPVEVIDLVDIHYSVELLKAFYESLKPEWIDSIKEKIIK
- a CDS encoding 30S ribosomal protein S11; the protein is MSSSSRELKWGIAHIYSSLNNTIVHITDLSGAETASRVSGGMVVKADREKPSPYAAMISAARAAQQAMERGITAIHIKVRAPGGHGPKTPGPGAQAAIRALARSGFIIGRIEDVTPIPHDTTRRPGGRRGRRV
- a CDS encoding MATE family efflux transporter; protein product: MKKLISNVSPQEIQSGNVYKVLVKLGTPLALSEMVQVAYDLANLYWLGRVGKDAVAAPSASWPFTYTFIAAMNGLLASGTTLVSQYRGANNINMMNKSVAQTFVLAIISSLIISVSGILTIPYILYAAGIPSDVYPLSVVYSRIMFVALIFISLWESFRAVVSASGNTITPMKYNFFGVGLNMIFDPFLILGIGPFPMLGVAGAGISTLISRAIVAFISLNNIIQGKSDVRLIKSEMKIDKNILKMMVKIGTPLSVAWVMEALGFSILTAIISMEGSTALAAWGIGDRPLNLLNFATIGFINATGIMVGQSLGASNRKRAEESAEKSLMIISLIGVIGGLIFGAFGRHIASFFIQDPDVIEATIYYYIYMGSTIVFFYYIQLMGAIAQGSGHTRFVMVVSILRIWIIRNVLAYIFGPGPLNMGIPGIWIGMSLSNIISGLVALIWIFKADWKKGVIKK